Below is a window of Nicotiana tabacum cultivar K326 chromosome 19, ASM71507v2, whole genome shotgun sequence DNA.
gtccccgatttaaaaatatcgaagattggttcttcaattgtagtatctttcgatccgctatATTTGGGCAGCCAATCGGACAAGAGCGGCCTCTCgtctttcatccaataattctaggctcgtgttcatggtctcgttattcgactccTTTGTTTCACATTGAAActtgatgctaggttctccgacctcaactGGGATCAAAGTTTCGGTGCCATAGACCAACGAGAATGGCGttgctccggtactggatttcgatgttgtgcgatatgcccataggacctcgggcagtatttctctctattttcctttggcattggtcaatctcttcttaagattttggatgaaggttttgttggtcgattcgacTTGTCCGTTTCTGCTGGGATGGtacggtgttgataggatccttttgatcttgtgatcctcgagaaatttagttactttgctgccgataaatcattttccattatcacataccaTCTCGGTTGGAACCCTGAATCAACATATGATGTggttccaaatgaagtctatcacttctttttctctgactttctcgaaagcatgtgcttcaacccatttagaaaaataatcagtcataaacaaaataaactgagctttACCCGGGGCCGATGGGAGGATGCCGACGATATCCATcacccatttcatgaaaggccatggagatAGGACTGAATGGAGTAGCTCCCTGGGTTGATGAATCACGGGCGCATGTCTTTGGTATTTGCTGCATTTTCGAAtgaactccttcgcatctttgctcatatcggtccaataataccctgctctgatcgCTTTGTGGACCAGCGAATCGGCACCAGAAttgtttccacaagtgccctcgtgtatTTTCCGTAgtatgtaatcggtatctcctggtcccaaacatattgtcAATGGTCCATCAAAAGTCCTTCTGAATAGCGTTCCGTCTTCGGATAGAGTGAATCGTGCTGCCTTTGTGCGCAAagctctcgattcctttggatctgaaGGAAGCTTCCCATTCTTGAAGtagtctatatatttgtttctccaatcccaggttagactAGTGGAATTTATCTCGGTGTGACCTTCTTCGACACTGATTTTATGAGTTGTACGATAGTCCCCTAGTTGAGTTCGTCACcttcgaccgatgaacctaagtttgcaagagcgtcggcctcgctgttctgttctcggggtacatgttgcaaagtccattctttaaattgatgtagagtcacctgtaatttatccaagtacctttgcatttgattttctcggacttcaaaagtcccgttaacttggtttaccacgaggagggaatcacacttagcttaTATAATCTCtgctcccaagcttctagctagttcgagacctgcaatcatggcctcatactcggcctcattgttagtcaatttcatagttctgatagactgtctaGTTACATTACCTGTGTGTGGTTTTAGTAAAATGCCTAATCCGGACCCCTTCGCGTTTGAGGCACCGTCCGTGAAAAGGATCTAGACTCCCGAGGAGGTACCTGATTTTATAAGTAGCTCTCTTTTAATATCAGGCACGAGGGTTGGCGAAAAGTCATccacaaagtctgccaagatttgagaccTAATAGAGGTTCGGgttcgatactcgatatcgtaaccagcgatttctatggcccatttggacAATCGACCCTAAAGCTCGGGTTTGcacaaaatatttcgaagaggataagttgttacaacatgtatcaGATGAGAttagaaatatggttttaatttcctagaggcgcttattaaagcaagcgctaatttttctaagtgtagatatctagtttcggcctcgcctaagtTCCGACTggcataataaatagggaattgtgtacctcgttcttctcgaaccaggactccacttatcgCTATCTCTGAGACAGCTAAGTATAAGTAAGTTGTTCGTCcactttcggggtatgaagcagaggcgggctcgataaataccatTTTAGTTCTCCCAAAGCGTGTTGGCATTTCGGAGTCTATGCTAAGTTTCTTCTCTTCTTATGCAGTGAGAAAAATtggtggctcctatctgaggatctcgaaatgaatcgtcccaAAGTGGTTATTCTCCCCGTTAACCTTTGCATGGCCTTCACATTATCTACTActgtgatatcctcgatagctttgattttatcagggttgattttgatttctcggttggacaccatgaaaccaagaaacttgcccgagccaaccccgaatgcacaattttcggggttgagcttcatattgtacttctttaGTACGTCGAAAGTTTCCtgaaaatgctttaaatggtcctctgctcgctgggacttaactaacatgttatcaatataaacttccattgattttcctattttgtttttgaacattcgatttactaggcgttgataagttgcaccaacaTGTTTTAGACCGAAtgacattacgttataacaataggtaccgtacttagtgacaAGCGAGCtcttttcttgatcctccgggttcatttgtatttggttgtacccagagtaggcatcgagaaaactgagagtctcgtggctGGCTGTGGTATCGATCATATGATCGATGCTAGGCAAAGGAaatttagggcatgctttgttaaAGTCTTTATAATTTATACACATTCTAggtttgtttcctttcttagggaccaccaccacatttgctagccattcggCGTATTTAACTTCTCGAATGGATtgtattttaagaagtttggttaccttaTCCTTGATGAAGacatgtttgacctcggattgtGGCCTTCTTTTTTTGCTTTACCGTACGGAATTTTGGATCCAAGCTTAGTCTATGAGTGgctatctccggtgggatccctattatgtcgagatgggaccaagcgaaataattcatgttagctataagaaattgaataagctttttcctgagctcgggatctaaccccatgcccaggtataccttttgcttGGGAAGATATCCGACTAGCGTGATTttctccagttcttcgaccgttaCTGGGTAGCGTCGGTATTATCGGAGACCACAAATGATCGAGGGATCCCATAATCATCGTCTTCGTCAGTCTTCTGATTCTCTAGTTAGGTTGAGgctgacgtttgtgattgctatttggtatcctATTCCTCCTTCGAATTTGATCCCTTTGTCGATGATAGTGTAGATATCAAAATCTCCTCATCGATGGAAAATATTTCTTTTGCTGTCGGTTGCTCTCCGTAGAACGTTTTGACTCCCTCCGATGTTGGGAGTTTCAGAACCTGGTAGAGGGTCGAGGGTACagctctcatattgtggatccactACCTTCCAAAAATAGTGTTATACCTAGTGTCGCCtccgatcacgtggaacttcgtttcttggatggtcccgaccaTGTTTATTGGCAGgattatctcgcccttagtagtttcacatgccgtattgaatccgtttagaaccagggttgcgggcacgacctggtcctatagaccgagttgctctacgaccttcgatctaataatgttggctgaactacctggatcaattagcacacacttaacttgagttttattcataagtacagatattaccagtgcattgttatggggttgcatgattccttATGCGTCTTCATCACTAAAGGACAAGATTCCTTTAGGTTTGTAATCATGAGATCGAGATCGCTTCTCTCTTTCAATCGACATCTTAATGCGTTTAAGCACCGACCCCTGGGGATATCGATCCCAatgatgatcatgtggatggtgtgttgtggctcttcttgttaATTTTTGTCTTCTGAAATCCCTGTTtatgaaatggtttttggcccggtcacttaaaaattctcgaaggtgccctttattgaataaccgggctacctcctctctcaattgcctgcaatcttccattctgtggccatgagggccatgatattcgcacatttgattgggattcctctgggcaggatcgatctgtagaggtcgaggccatttagtatctttgatgtgtccgatagccgacacgatggtggatgcatcgatgttgaagttaaaTTCTGATAACcgcggtgcttccttaggtccaaTATGCTTGTCGAACCTATTCTTGTTCATTAGCCACCAagacccttggcctcgatcacttatTTTATTACTTTGTATGAGGTTACGTCTTGGTATCGGTCCCTGATCGACCTTTGTTCTATGTTGatgtcccttttaataacggacccagaacccaactggtcatcttcgactctaatcttcgattgataccgattgtgaaCATAGGCCCATGTAacagctgggtactcgatcaagttTTGCTTCAACCGTCGTGAAGctatcgagcttcgttcgttcagaccttgagtgaaagcttgaacaacccaatcgtctgtgactggtggtaggtccattcgttccatttggaaacgagatacaaattatcttagcatctcgttatctttccgtcttaccttgaaaaggccCGACTTCCTGGTTTTGACCTTTATGGCCatgtgtgcttttacaaaagaatctacaagtatagcaaaagaatcaatagagttagacggtaaattatgataccatatcattgctccttttgacagggtttcaccaaaaaatttcaataatacggattcgatctcgtcgtcttctaAATTGTTCCCTTTTGATGGAATAGGTGTAAGAGGTGActtgttcgttggggtcggtcattccattatatttagaaatttcgggcatgcggaacttcttggggatcggttttggagccgcgctcggggggaagggcttttgtacgaatattttggaatccaaaccctttaATATTGGTGGTGCTTCAACCCTGGAATTATAAGTTTCCACTTTTTTATCGTTTGCTTCACTCCtcctttctcctgactctattcgttttgtcagttcctcgaacattttaacgatttcgggattagtccccgattcttgctcatttgacctcacTATAGCTGGCcccgttttgtgggtgacttattggggtggactgggctcgagcctggtcggtgcctgggtttggctctacaactaggctattgctacttgttgagcttgcaatattttgaaaatcatacgcaagctgattccgttttccttagcgttttgggtatttcgagctgcagatcgaattccaccatgaatgctattttcagggtcggaacgttggtttgcctcgatggccacatgtgaattaacgtctATTGGCTCTTCGACCCAAGCTCCAACGGGATCGACGAGTGGCCTTTCACCCCCGGGGgttaagttgttgttctcattttgaaggccaacttcgttgtcgataggtatggccattaattgagaattcATCATTTTCAGCATGGAATCAAAGGCATTTCCAAGAGCAAGTATAAAAATAGTGTGTTTCacagagattcgtaccaaataatTACtattacccttagccccacggtgggcgccaaactgtttacccgaaaaacggataaagttgaatttatacgtagttctaaggatacgtgatatgaCTTGGTACAAATTAGAAAAGTTTAAGTAgaaatatatatcgaatattgactgtaaaaaagGAACGAAATATAAACCAAATTGAGTAGAGAATGATTTATAAACAAGCGACATGAATCAATGTCCAAGCTCAAAAGGGGATAATCTCAACTATATATCAATGTACTAATCTTTAGAATGTGAGTGCATCAATGTTTTCTTCTCTAGATGTTCAATCTCCCCCTTTACATAAATAATACtcactcttaatatagtggaagaatcctactttggatataataaaaaatacatagtggggatctcATGATAGATTAGTTGATTAATTTTTCCTTAATTCTCGCCGAGATTCTATCCCTGGTGCGGCTACAACGGCTCTTTGTCTCTtagctcgatcttggtcggtctCGGTATCGGTCGATCTCtggatctcgagctcgatattgactcgagctcggtattgcaCTACAAGAAATCATGGATACGACgatatttatttaataatatttaacaTAAATGTCAGAAAATGTATAATTTTCTCACAAAACAATGATATTTGGAGAAAAAGGTCACAAAATATTGCGACCGTTAACTCAAATGTCATTTATTAGATGGCAATTAGTGACCCTTTTGTTTTAATGTCATAATATCCGTCAACATTTGGAGGGAATAGCCACTAAAAAgatattaatttttaaaaggtaaaacgTAAGTTATTCCCCTGATTCCCTCTAAAAGATTACTAATAATTCAATCCCCGCAATTCGTTTTTACTCACTAAAATTCCCTTTGCTCACCACGCCGTCAGTTTGTTCCGAACCATTGTCGTACTTTCCCTTCTACCCCACCATCACCGGCCACCATCATGAGGTAATCCGAACTCTCTCTCTATCTCGATAGCAATTTTTATATCTATATCTTTTTCTGCCACTCCTATATATTCTTTTTTTACAATTTATCAATCTTACCCGAATATACCTAAATAATTCGTTCAATGGTTTGTTTTttatatgtttttctttttaattacttCTATTGTTGAATATTTGATATTTAGAATGATAGGCTCTGTCGGTGGGTGAATAATGGTGTGTGTTCTAGGGTTTAGATGCATGTAACTTGGGTTTAAATTGTTGTGGCTTTTTCATTACAGATTGGTGTTGTTCAAGCTGTTGTTCGTAAGGCTTATTTCAATTTTCACTACTTCCGAAAGTAATCTAATAGTTAATCAAATTTTCCCTCTTTCCTCTTTAGTTGCtttttgtaaaattaaagaatttacGGACTTGCTATTGGATAGTTCCATAAGGTTAGATGAGTGTAATTGTTCGGGTTTGCAAAATTGGCTGTAGAATTTCAGTTAGCCTAATTTTTCTCACCAACCTTGTCTGTAGGCTTGGAGTGAATTTTAAGACACCATTTAACCTTGGATTTTTTACAACGGATCCATAAAAATTTGAACGGTTCAGTTTATTGTTATTAAAGAGAACTGGTACACCTTTTTATAATCGGATGATGCCCCTATAAGGCTGTTAAAATTGCTGTAGGTGCTGTGAGTTTTATTGTGTAAGAATTTTGGTAATATTAGAATATATAAAAATTCTTTATGACATCTGATTTTACTCGTAATCAATAGTTTTTTATTTGATTAGCTCCTCcttggttgcagatgccttgtgTATCATACTAGTAACTATTAAAGAATTATTGTAACCTCGGAGTGTATGAAAACTTCTTGATCAGATCTACTTTTTACCATTTAAAATCAATAATATTAGATTTACTTATCACCTCATTAGTTAGAAGAAAACAAATTAGCTTATCCATTCCCGAGAGGCCTTTTTGAATACTATAGAAATGAACTCTTAATAAATTATAGCTTATCTTTTTTGAGACACTTTATGGAGTAGAGTAGTTAAATCTTTAAGGATCTTATCGGCTATAGTTATGATATTGTAAAAGTATTGGTTTATCCCTTCCTCGTTCTTTGTTgctttgggcaatttcttctaacTGATGTTCTTTGTTTCTGTATCAGATGCAGCATAATGCAATAGCTTACACAAAACTGAGTTGCAATAGTTTGTCTGGTTCCTGGTAAAGTTCTTAGCTTTGAATTCTTTTAACGATCAAAGCACTATTGTAATAATTCTTCCCGGTTTACAATCCGGATTACTAGTAATAATGTAGTTGAAAAACATATGCAAGACACttttaccttttttcttttattatattgttataatTCTTTCTTATGTGGACTTTTTGTGCAGCATTTGAAGGATGTCAGTTTAATTACTGGCAAGAGAATCTTGAGTTGTGAAAAGATGGATCCCCGAATCGTTGTCGCTATATTTATTGTGCAAGTTAAGGGAATTATTTGAGTTATGAACGATCTTAGTGTAGTTGTGTGTTGACATCTTTTAAATTGTTCAAATTTGTACAGAGTAGAATTAGTCGATCACTACTTTTGTTCTTTGGATGCATTACTAAAAGCATTCACTTTACATATCATTTGTGCTTGTACACTGTGTATGATATTTGATATTTACAAATATATGAATAAGTATTAGTGTCATGAATAATGAACTCAATAAATGATTTATTAGTGTCATGAATAATGAACTCAATAAATGATTATTATAAATTTTCAGGAAATTGTCAGATAATTTAATGACATTTCATAAAGTTCTAAAGGAATGTCGTAAATGTTTTATTGACATTAACCTAAATGTTTGAAATTAAATGTGACATTTCTTAACGATTATAATAAACGTCGTAAATCTTTTACCAACATTACCTTAAATGTCAGAAAATTCAAGTGACATTTGTataaaagttgtaaataaatgtCGCAAATAGATTTGCGACTTTTATTAAATGTCGAAAAATTCCCTGACATTCAAATTTACGATATTTAGGACAAATGTAAATTAAATGTCGGCAATTAAATTTGTGACATTTAAGCACCATAATACGACATTTATATAATGTCGTCGTATCCCCTATTTCTTGTAGTGTTGGTTGGTCTCTGACTCTTGAGTTCGATAACACTACTTCATGTCATAGCTTGAttttgactcgagctcggtatcTTGAGCTCGATAACCTGACTTTACTTCTGATCTCGTTGTTACAATGACGACCCTTGGTTCATCACGTTCCAATCTCGACTAATTATACGAAGGACAAACTCGGATTCGTTcgtatacaatatatatattgatattctATTGGGTCAGAATAAATTCGCAGCTTAAGAGCTAAAACCGCTCTTGCCTATCATGTATTTGTGTTGTACTATATTAATATGTGTTCTGAACAATAAGATTTTTGCAAGCTCGCACGTGATTTGAGATATTAGTTACTCCCTCTCTCATTTTATATggcatatttttatttttagtctgttcaaaaaaattattttttatatttagaaatattttaattttaaacttctacTTAACTCTTAATGAAATAATTTATAACTACAAAAATGTCTATAATATATTTTAGACCATAATTTCTAaagtatttctttttttttttcttaaacttcatgcTTAGAGCCCGCTCGGCCAtgaaatttttttcacttttttcgaaaaatttttattttttgtcgaAATCAATGTTtagccataaaattttcaatttttacttgaagatgaattttagaatttttcgaatttgaaaaactccaaaaaattattttttagaatttttcactcagatcactcacaaaaatttaaaaataacccaaaattatatttatgtccaaatacaactctaattttcaaatatcattttcacttgaaaacaaaattcactttttttgaatttttacaattcttatgtccaaacacccaTCTAGTCAAATACTTCCACATAAATTAGGATGTCGGGAGTACTCTTCCATGTTCCTTTATGCACTACTGTATATTATTCCTTtgccttttatatatatattagtggGGATAGCCCGTGAAGAGAACTACACTGTTGTAAGTAAAAAGTACAGTGATAATATctccacaaaagagaaataaaagaccACAAAGAAATATCGTATGGGTTTGCAGAAACATCTGCTGATACAAATATGTGTAAGATGGTAGAATTTAAAATTACTATCAAAATATATAGTACTATCAAAATATATAGTCCGAAAGAGTACCAGGAGAATCAACTCGTGCCTCACATAAGAATTTGAAGGAATTCGGGATATGTTCTCTTCTTCCACGTGTTGAACCCTTGGCTTTTTTCGGTAATTAAATACACTTGCAAAGCCAGTAGATTCTATAAGGAGCTCCTCAGGACTTTCTGGTCGGACTTTAACCCCTTCATTTTCACTCGAATGTAGAGAGCATTTCGAATTGCACTGAAAATGTTGTCCTGCGAGATGTCTTCATTTGGCAAATCAAATGTTATGTGGTGCTTCAGCCATTCCTTATTCGTGACAGATTAGTCATATCCGTTTGAAAATCCATCAGGAAGCTGCAAAATCAGGTATGCATAAGTGATCAATGATAATGAAAGAGCTATGAAACAacaaaaaagataaaacaaattgGACATAAAGGGAGAGATTAAACTCAATGACTGCAAACTAAATCACAAAGGAAAGTGAACAAAATAATGAAAGCACACTGCACATTCCATTTATACACTTAAACAAACACATGTAACCAGTATAAAATTTGAATATGCAAGAATATTTCAAAGTGCCACTGGAATGTAAACTCCAAATGAGTAAGGGAAGAAGCTCCCAATCATCAACGGTGTGCCAAAACAGGATAGAATGAAATTCCTAACATCAATCGAGTAGGAGGAATACACCAATGACATGAATGTTCCTAGACAAATCATCAGCCAAGGCCCAAGGATCTTTAAGATCATGATTCGTACTCCATGATGAGTACATGTTCTATGTGATTGTGTGTGCGCGCctatatattaatatttatagATCCATTTTGAAATGACATCGTAAGTACAATTTAATGGGAGTGTTTTTAAGTAGCAACAATGTATGAATAAAAGCTTGCATGTAGGAAAATATGATAATTAGGTAAACTTATTTTAGTAAAATAGATATAAAGTAATATCATTTATAAATTAATGGTTGTCCATTCAAAGATCCAATTCTCCTTCTTTGAATGATCAAGTCTTTAAGAGTCACGGTATTGAAAGAACTCTGCCAAGAAAAGGTAGATGATTAGTCACGAAGATGAACATCTCTTCAATAATTTTTCGCATTGTCCAACAGAATGGAAGATGTTACCTTTTGTCGAAACTCGGATGACCGCAAAGCtgactttatttttatcttttcacTCAATCATTTTCAGGAGTTGATGTAGGTTCATGGCGCAGAGTGGATTCTAAAGAAAATTCAGCAAGGAAAGGATTAACTGCTGGTTCCTATTGTGAAAAAGACAGTGAGTGTAAACCATAAGAAATGCGGTTGGTAAAGCAGAAGATGCTATTCAGTTAAACAAATTGAATAAAGTGCAAGTCTCACAATCAGCTCTACATTATttccaataaagacataactaaACACTAAAATAATCATGCTGACAAAAGGTTATATAAAATTCTACAGGGCTAGTATAATACCTCCAAATAGTCTTAGCAAAATAACCTGTGCGGCCGTTGTCATTCACTGAGTCAGTGGCATATGTATAGCAGCAGACACATCTTGATACCGGCTGGTGTGCAAAATTGGAAACTCTATGATCAGTAAGAAGAATGATTGTTCCTTAAAGTTCTTCATAGTAAGAAAGaacatttaaaaataataatttctgtACCAAATCTTTTTGTTAGTGAAAAATGTAATTTTCCTTGGTGTCATTATCTCCCAGGCACAAGCTCACGTGGAATTTCCAGAATAGTCCACCAAAGTGTAAAGTGCAAAatgcaaagaagaaaagaagaactttAAGAATGATAGAACTTTACAAAGTGTAGATTAGCAGGAGAATTATTTCCCATCTATCAAAAGAATTCCACGTGTTCATTTCTTGATGCAACAGCTTTATCATCGACAGTAAATAATACCAATGTAAACAGTCATTTTTTTTCCAGGAGGAGGAatcaataagaaaagaaaaaaagatttagTGGGCGCATGGGTCACTCAGTAAGATAATTTTTAACTAAAGAGAAGTAACATATTACCCATCTTTCTTGTGATAAAACagtggcttttactgcttccacAAACTGTTCAGCAGACGGTGAAGGCATACACGTGCGTTCAACACTCATCTTCAAGTGCATTGCATTTTCCTCAGGTAGTAACAACAATATATTTCCGTCATATTTTCGATATACCTTTAAACCTTCAAGCAATTCCTATTAATATTTCCAATAGCATTTTTGGTGACTCTGACGAATGAGCTGAATCAGTAACCATTCAaatgaataataaagaagaaatatATTTAAGA
It encodes the following:
- the LOC107771919 gene encoding uncharacterized protein LOC107771919 isoform X3; this encodes MHQLKREKNNFMVELADLVKCSFPELLEGLKVYRKYDGNILLLLPEENAMHLKMSVERTCMPSPSAEQFVEAVKATVLSQERWPVSRCVCCYTYATDSVNDNGRTGYFAKTIWRNQQLILSLLNFL
- the LOC107771919 gene encoding uncharacterized protein LOC107771919 isoform X1; amino-acid sequence: MIMECYLQCEREVITSSNTSTIRMHQLKREKNNFMVELADLVKCSFPELLEGLKVYRKYDGNILLLLPEENAMHLKMSVERTCMPSPSAEQFVEAVKATVLSQERWPVSRCVCCYTYATDSVNDNGRTGYFAKTIWRNQQLILSLLNFL
- the LOC107771919 gene encoding uncharacterized protein LOC107771919 isoform X2 encodes the protein MCEREVITSSNTSTIRMHQLKREKNNFMVELADLVKCSFPELLEGLKVYRKYDGNILLLLPEENAMHLKMSVERTCMPSPSAEQFVEAVKATVLSQERWPVSRCVCCYTYATDSVNDNGRTGYFAKTIWRNQQLILSLLNFL